A window of the Hordeum vulgare subsp. vulgare chromosome 5H, MorexV3_pseudomolecules_assembly, whole genome shotgun sequence genome harbors these coding sequences:
- the LOC123452184 gene encoding protein SPIRRIG isoform X1 → MKWSTLLSKVVFAAPQQPPPPPPPPASPHHSDQADPATPRLSSASASASDDGGASAASGNSPSSAAARGKNELVSDFRRFWEEFRSSSSEKEKERALNLAVDVFCRLVKQQSSVAQLVTKLVEAHVFAFVIGRAFVTDVEKLRIHSKGRSLHVDAVIGFFSEITELGICPGSNLLYAVEVLVTETIDKQPLLDSGILCCLIYILNSLLSSDESCKKSSPVGGEGSASGKNKDWGPLQSRRLEIEASVVHIMKALASHSSAAPSLIEDDALQLLFHMVANGSVSVFSQFKEGLVPLHTIQLHRHAMQVLGLLLANDNGTSAKYIRKHQLIKVLLMAVKDFKPQSGDAAYTIGIVDLLLECVELSYRPEAGSIRLREDIHNAHGYQFLVQFTLTLCSLHKNQSHQSLPKIVSEESGLDASRRLEEDTFSCDLSPQLSRLLDVLVNLSQTGPSEDFVGKSMQSSHGKGTGHSRSRTPSADKFADDILEMSSPKVKDLEAIQMLQDIFLKADNLEVQAEVLNRMFKIFSSHLENYKLCQQLRTVPLFILNMGGFPAALQEVILKILEYAVTVVNCIPEQELLSLCCLLQQPISTSLKHTVLSFFVKLLSFDQQYKKVLREVGVLGALLDDLKQNKLFSGDEQQSKIFYSPEIKSDTDDIQKPVDNKDSILSPKLMASGSTKFPMFDDEGTLTVAWDCLFYLLKRAETNQQSFRSSNGVNTILPFLISESHRSGVLRLLSCLIIEDSLQAHPEEIGLLIEILKSGMVSTSLGSQHKLDNDAKCDTFGALWRILGANSSAQRIFGEATGFSLLLTTLHSFQNEGENEETEPSLFTHMKIFGFLMRAMTAAVCNNAVNRIRLHTVLSSHTFYDLLSDSGLLCVDCEKQVILLLLELALEIVLPPTSNLQVESISSETSEDELCFLSPTSFGLSKLDVERVYNASAVVVLIRSLLMFTPKVQLELLKFIEKLANAGPFNQENLTSVGCVGLLLETINPFLEGSSPILNHALRIVEVLGAYRLSSSELRLLVRYILQLKVKRSGHLFVNMMEKLSQMEDVRQGDISLAPFIEMDMSKAGHASIQVSLGERTWPPVSGYSFVCWFQFRNLFRSPSKETEKPSKGAYGKKNAQVLRIFSVGTVDDANTLYAELYLHDNGVFTIATSNSSSLSFPGIEMVEGKWHHLAVVHSKPNALAGLFQASVASIYLDGKLRHTGKLGYSPSPFGKSLQVTLGTPATRGKVSDLSWQLRCCYLFEEVLTPGSICFMYILGQGYRGLFQDTDLLRFVPNRACGGEVMAILDSLEVEVTAPSSSQRIDSSAKQVSSRLESSGIVWDMERLRNLSMQLSGRKLIFAFDGTSSDAFRASGTLSLLNLVDPTSAAASPIGGIPRYGRLSGDVYVCNQCTIGDTVQTVGGMPVVLALVEAAETKDMLHMALELLALSLQQGHQNVKDMQALRGYHLLALFLHRRMSLFDMQSLDIFFRIAACEASFPEPQKSNINRTSSYASGISPDASLDDLSLPKFGDDLSSGGSHGDLDDFSAQKDSFSHLSELENADLPGETSEFIVLSNADMVEHVLLDWTIWVAAPISVQITLLGFLERMVSMHWFRNHNLTILRRINLVQHLLVTLQRGDVEIPVLEKLVVLLGVILEDGFLASELELVVRFIIMTFDPPELTPNRQIVREAMGKHIIVRNMLLEMLIDLQVTINAEELLEQWHKVVSSRLVTYFLDEAVHPTSMRWITTLLGVCLTSSATFALRFRTSGGFQGLNHVLPSFYDSPEIYYIIFCLIFGKPVYPRVPEVRMLDFHALMPSDGNYGELKFVDLLDTVIAMAKATFDSFIMKSMLAHQNNNLSHLNGTLVADLVEATSDMGGDLQGEALMHKTYAARLMGGEAAAPAVATSILRFMVDLAKTCPPFSAVCRRHEFLESCIDLYFSCARSDCALKMAKDLTTAAIDEKNMNDDDNGSSKDTFPCLPQDQEQSAKTLSAASFPQEHKSTSSGSTDMQNSSDNGEVKADISPSEELSTKFLNGEASQVFQNVHEKGQLSAVRSNGIADSHQLVDSPSTVSVINIGSPVLSERSTHKPASTPTASPMAPFTSWAGSTGSYTDGRHLTASPSMSSTTSAMDLDSSPDLKTNIQGSPAMNTFSPISPKLLLDIDDVGYGGGPCSAGATAVLDFIAQILADIISEQLKATLFIESVLESVPLFVDVDSALVFQGLCLSRLMNFLERKLLLDDEEDGKKLDKSRWSVNLEPLCWLIVDRVYIGCFPTPVGVLRTLEFLLSMLQLANQDGRIEDAVPSGKGILSIARGTRQLDPYIHAILKNTNRLIMYCFLPTFLNNLGEDDLLANLAFLTETGRNLASKPPQEEYSVDICTILQLLIANKRLILCPSNVDNDLMCCFCINLMALLRDKRSTAQNFAVDLLKYLVVHRRPSLEDLLVCKPNQGQQTDILHGGLDKLLTGSTSLFFEWLENSQQTISKVLDQCALIMWVQYITGSAKFPGVRIKGMEVRRKKEMGRKSREIVKLDGRHWEQINERRYNLDLVRDVMSTELRAIRQDKYGWILHGESEWQSQIQQLVHERGIFPIHQVSTEPAWQLCAVEGPYRMRKKLENSKFKIDTIQNVLTSSLGFDDVTRAKKEDGDMMTSGSDTISGLNLLTYDTEQRELDGADFASFKEDDDIFKGESTTTSPPIGWTDDKSSINEQSLHSANDFGAKSSSFSYHMSESVQGKSDLNSPRQPPSVKGTDTRTSEDKSDKELLDNGEYLIRPYLEPSEKIRHKYNCERVAGLDKHDGIFLIGELCLYIIENFYIDDSNCVCEKSDQDELSVIDQALGVKKDIMGSIDSQQKSPAPWGATAKDSLGGRAWAYNGGAWGKENLCNSSNLPHPWHMWKLDSVHELLKRDYQLRPVAIEIFSMDGCNELLVFHKKEREEVFRTLIAMNLPRNSMLDTTISASSKQDSGEGSRLFKVMAKSFSKRWQSGEITNFQYLMHLNTLAGRGYSDLTQYPVFPWVLADYESDNLDLSNPRSFRKLDKPMGCQTEGGEEEFRKRYDSWDDPDVPKFHYGSHYSSAGIVLFYLLRLPPFSMENQKLQGGQFDHADRLFNSVKDTWTSAAGKSNTSDVKELIPEFYYLPEFLENRFNLDLGEKQSGEKVGDVVLPPWAKGSTREFIRKHREALESDYVSENLHHWIDLIFGYKQRGKAAEDAVNVFYHYTYEGNVDIDAVSDPTMKASILAQINHFGQTPKQLFQKAHPQRRTDRKVPPHPLRYSNYLTHQEIRKTASAVSQIVTYNDKILIAASNSLLKPVTYSEYISWGFPDRSLRILTYDQDRLQSTHENLHGGSQIQCTGVSHDGNILTTGGDDGVVAVWRFVKDGIRRLLRMEKALCAHTAKITCIYVSQPYSLIVSGSDDCSVILWDLTGLVFVKQLPRFPASVSALHVNNLTGEILTGAGVLFAVWSVNGDCLAVVNTSQLPSDLILSVASTTHSDWQDTNWYVTGHQSGAVKVWKMVHCTSDEAANNKNKSPTTTYGGPGLNVQTLEYRLILQKVLKSHKHPVTALCIPPDLKQLLSGDANGHLFSWSLKDDSFKGS, encoded by the exons ATGAAATGGTCGACATTGCTCAGTAAGGTCGTCTTCGCTGCCCCGCAGcagccgcctccgccgccgccgcccccggcgTCCCCGCACCACAGCGACCAGGCCGACCCCGCCACCCCGCGCCTcagctccgcctccgcctccgccagcGACGACGGCGGCGCCAGCGCCGCGTCCGGGAACtcgccctcctccgccgccgccag GGGAAAAAATGAACTGGTGTCAGACTTCAGGAGGTTCTGGGAAGAATTCCGCTCTTCCAGCTCTGAAAAG GAGAAAGAAAGGGCCTTAAATTTGGCAGTAGATGTCTTCTGTAGGCTAGTGAAGCAGCAGTCTAGTGTAGCTCAATTAGTTACCAA GTTAGTAGAAGCACATGTTTTTGCTTTTGTTATTGGAAGGGCTTTTGTCACAGATGTGGAGAAACTAAGAATCCACAGCAAAGGAAGATCCTTGCATGTTGATGCTGTTATTGGCTTCTTTTCTGAGATCACAGAG CTTGGCATATGTCCGGGTTCAAATTTGTTATATGCAGTTGAAGTTCTTGTGACAGAG ACTATTGATAAGCAGCCTCTGTTGGACTCTGGTATTTTGTGCTGCCTTATATATATACTCAATTCCCTATTGAGTTCTGATGAATCCTGCAAAAAATCCTCACCTGTTGGCGGAGAAGGATCAGCAAGTGGGAAGAATAAAGATTGGGGTCCTTTGCAATCTCGGCGGCTTGAG ATCGAGGCAAGTGTAGTGCATATAATGAAGGCTCTAGCGAGCCATTCATCTGCTGCACCAAGTTTGATTGAAGATGACGCTCTGCAACTTCTTTTCCACATGGTTGCAAATGGTTCTGTATCTGTGTTTTCTCAGTTTAAGGAGGGTCTTGTTCCTCTTCACACAATTCAGCTTCATCGTCATGCAATGCAG GTCCTCGGTCTTCTTCTCGCAAATGACAATGGGACTTCTGCAAAGTACATAAGGAAGCATCAGTTG ATTAAAGTACTCCTTATGGCCGTGAAAGATTTCAAACCTCAAAGTGGTGATGCTGCTTATACCATCGGCATTGTGGATTTGTTACTGGAGTGTGTTGAGCTCTCTTATAGGCCTG AGGCTGGATCCATTAGGCTCAGGGAAGACATACACAATGCTCATGGTTACCAGTTCCTTGTCCAGTTCACACTCACACTATGCAGCTTACACAAAAATCAGTCTCACCAATCCTTGCCCAAGATAGTATCTGAAGAGAGTGGATTGGATGCTTCCCGCAGATTAGAAGAAGATACATTCTCATGTGATCTTTCACCTCAGCTGTCCAGGTTGCTTGATGTTCTTGTAAATTTGTCGCAAACTGGTCCCTCTGAAGATTTTGTTGGTAAAAGCATGCAATCTTCTCATGGGAAGGGAACAGGTCACAGCAGAAGCCGAACCCCATCTGCTGACAAGTTTGCGGATGACATTTTGGAAATGAGTAGTCCCAAGGTAAAAGATCTTGAAGCCATTCAGATGTTACAGGACATTTTTCTGAAGGCAGACAACTTAGAAGTACAAGCTGAAGTTCTCAATAGAATGTTCAAGATTTTCTCGAGCCATCTCGAAAACTACAAGCTGTGTCAGCAACTGCGAACTGTTCCTCTTTTTATCCTAAACATGGGCGGTTTCCCTGCAGCACTTCAAGAGGTCATCTTAAAAATTTTAGAGTATGCAGTCACTGTTGTAAACTGCATTCCAGAGCAGGAGTTGTTATCACTCTGTTGCTTACTGCAACAACCAATTTCTACCAGTCTTAAGCATACTGTGCTTTCTTTCTTCGTAAAGCTCCTGTCCTTTGATCAGCAGTACAAAAAAGTTCTCAGGGAAGTGGGTGTTCTTGGGGCATTGCTAGATGACTTGAAACAAAACAAGCTTTTCTCTGGAGATGAGCAGCAGAGCAAGATCTTTTATTCTCCGGAGATTAAGTCTGACACAGATGATATTCAAAAACCTGTGGACAACAAAGACTCCATTCTTTCACCGAAGTTGATGGCTTCTGGTTCCACGAAATTTCCCATGTTTGATGACGAAGGGACACTTACTGTTGCCTGGGATTGCCTTTTTTATCTGTTGAAGAGAGCTGAGACTAACCAACAGTCTTTCCGATCTTCCAATGGAGTCAACACCATTCTTCCTTTCTTGATATCAGAAAGCCACAGATCTGGTGTGCTACGACTACTGTCATGCTTGATAATTGAAGATTCTCTTCAG GCTCATCCTGAAGAAATAGGATTGCTGATTGAGATCTTGAAGAGTGGGATGGTATCAACCTCACTGGGTTCTCAGCACAAGCTTGACAATGATGCAAAGTGTGACACATTCGGAGCTTTGTGGCGCATTCTTGGAGCAAACAGTTCAGCGCAAAGAATTTTTGGAGAAGCCACTGGATTTTCTCTTCTACTTACAACACTTCATAGTTTCCAGAATGAAGGTGAAAATGAGGAGACTGAACCATCATTGTTTACTCACATGAAGATCTTTGGTTTTCTAATGCGAGCTATGACAGCTGCGGTATGCAACAATGCTGTTAATAGGATAAGGCTGCATACAGTTCTGTCGTCACACACTTTCTATGATCTTCTCTCTGATTCTGGGTTGCTTTGTGTGGATTGCGAAAAGCAAGTTATCTTACTTCTGCTTGAGCTTGCACTTGAGATTGTTCTTCCTCCTACCAGCAACCTGCAGGTAGAGAGCATCTCATCTGAAACCTCAGAGGACGAACTGTGTTTCTTGTCTCCAACCTCGTTTGGACTTTCAAAGCTTGATGTGGAACGTGTTTATAATGCTAGTGCAGTTGTTGTATTGATCCGCTCCTTGCTAATGTTTACGCCTAAAGTTCAACTTGAGTTGCTGAAATTCATTGAGAAACTAGCAAATGCTGGTCCCTTCAACCAAGAGAATTTAACTTCTGTTG GATGTGTTGGTCTTCTACTCGAGACAATCAACCCATTTTTGGAGGGTTCCTCTCCTATTCTTAATCATGCTTTGAGGATTGTTGAAGTGCTAGGTGCCTATAG GTTGTCTTCTTCCGAACTAAGACTTCTCGTGAGGTATATACTTCAGCTGAAAGTGAAGCGTTCAGGTCATCTTTTTGTTAATATGATGGAGAAGCTAAGTCAAATGGAAGATGTCAGACAAGGAGATATTTCTCTAGCCCCTTTCATTGAGATGGACATGAGTAAAGCTGGCCATGCATCCATTCAGGTTTCATTAGGGGAAAGGACATGGCCACCTGTTTCTGGGTACTCTTTTGTTTGTTGGTTCCAGTTTAGAAACTTATTTAGAAGCCCTTCCAAGGAAACAGAAAAACCATCAAAAGGGGCTTATGGTAAAAAGAATGCGCAAGTTCTGCGGATCTTTTCTGTGGGTACAGTGGATGATGCCAACACTTTGTATGCAGAACTTTATCTTCATGACAATGGTGTTTTTACTATAGCAACAAGCAATTCAAGTTCATTGTCCTTTCCTGGCATTGAAATGGTGGAGGGAAAATGGCATCATCTTGCAGTTGTTCATAGCAAACCAAATGCATTAGCTGGCCTTTTTCAAGCAAGTGTGGCAAGCATTTACCTTGACGGAAAGCTGAGGCACACTGGCAAGCTTGGATACTCGCCATCCCCATTTGGTAAATCGTTGCAAGTAACACTTGGTACACCTGCTACCCGTGGCAAAGTTTCTGATCTATCATGGCAGCTCCGCTGTTGTTACCTTTTTGAGGAAGTCTTGACACCAGGGAGCATCTGTTTCATGTATATTCTTGGACAAGGTTACCGGGGATTGTTCCAGGACACTGATCTTCTGAGATTTGTACCTAACCGGGCATGTGGTGGGGAGGTAATGGCGATTCTCGATTCACTTGAAGTGGAAGTAACTGCACCTTCAAGCAGCCAGCGGATAGATAGTTCAGCGAAACAAGTGAGCTCTAGACTTGAGAGCAGTGGAATTGTATGGGATATGGAAAGATTAAGAAATCTCTCAATGCAATTGTCTGGGAGGAAGCTAATATTTGCATTTGATGGAACATCATCAGATGCTTTTCGAGCATCTGGGACTCTttccttgcttaaccttgttgatcCAACTTCTGCTGCTGCATCCCCTATAGGAG GTATACCACGATACGGACGTCTAAGTGGTGATGTTTAcgtgtgtaatcaatgcacaattGGTGACACTGTTCAAACTGTTGGAGGAATGCCTGTTGTGCTTGCTCTTGTTGAAGCTGCTGAAACTAAGGATATGCTGCATATGGCACTGGAATTGCTTGCATTGTCTCTTCAGCAGGGCCATCAAAATGTGAAAGACATGCAGGCCTTGAGGGGCTATCATCTTCTTGCACTTTTTCTGCACAGGAGAATGTCATTATTCGATATGCAATCTCTTGATATCTTCTTCCGCATCGCTGCCTGTGAGGCTTCGTTTCCTGAGCCACAGAAATCAAATATAAACCGAACATCAAGCTATGCATCTGGTATCTCCCCAGATGCCAGTCTTGATGATCTTAGCCTACCTAAGTTTGGCGATGATCTGTCTTCTGGTGGATCACATGGAGACCTAGATGATTTTTCAGCTCAAAAAGATTCATTCAGCCATCTGTCTGAGCTTGAAAATGCTGACTTGCCTGGTGAGACTTCTgagttcatagttttgtcaaatgctGATATGGTTGAACATGTTCTCTTGGACTGGACTATATGGGTTGCTGCTCCTATATCAGTACAAATAACTCTTCTTGGGTTTCTTGAGAGGATGGTATCGATGCATTGGTTTAGGAACCACAACCTCACAATATTGCGTCGAATTAATCTTGTGCAGCATCTTCTTGTTACATTACAGCGTGGGGATGTTGAAATTCCTGTGCTGGAGAAGCTAGTTGTGCTGCTTGGTGTCATCTTGGAGGATGGTTTTCTAGCTTCCGAGTTGGAGCTTGTTGTAAGATTCATAATCATGACATTTGATCCTCCAGAACTTACCCCGAACCGTCAGATTGTCCGGGAGGCTATGGGAAAGCATATTATTGTGAGGAACATGTTACTAGAAATGCTCATTGATCTACAAGTAACTATAAACGCTGAAGAGTTGCTGGAGCAATGGCATAAAGTTGTTTCATCTAGACTGGTCACATATTTCCTTGATGAAGCTGTGCATCCAACAAGTATGAGATGGATCACCACTCTATTAGGAGTTTGCCTTACATCATCTGCTACATTCGCTCTGAGATTCCGTACAAGTGGTGGTTTCCAAGGGTTGAATCATGTGCTTCCAAGCTTTTATGATTCTCCTGAAATATATTATATAATCTTCTGTTTGATTTTTGGGAAGCCTGTTTATCCTCGAGTTCCGGAGGTCCGCATGCTTGATTTCCACGCTCTCATGCCTAGTGATGGAAACTATGGAGAACTGAAGTTTGTGGACCTATTGGATACTGTTATCGCAATGGCAAAAGCTACATTTGATTCATTTATTATGAAGTCTATGCTTGCACATCAGAATAACAATCTTTCACACCTTAATGGCACCTTGGTTGCGGATCTTGTGGAGGCAACATCAGACATGGGAGGAGATCTTCAAGGAGAAGCTCTGATGCATAAGACATATGCGGCAAGGTTAATGGGTGGTGAAGCCGCAGCACCTGCTGTTGCTACTTCTATATTGCGGTTCATGGTTGATTTGGCAAAAACGTGCCCACCATTCTCCGCTGTTTGCAGGCGACATGAATTCCTAGAAAGCTGTATTGATCTATATTTCTCCTGTGCAAG GTCTGATTGTGCGTTGAAGATGGCAAAAGATCTAACAACTGCTGCAATAGATGAGAAGAACAtgaatgatgatgacaatggaaGTTCAAAAGATACCTTTCCATGTTTGCCACAGGATCAGGAACAATCTGCCAAAACTTTGAGTGCTGCAAGTTTTCCTCAGGAGCATAAAAGTACAAGCTCAGGAAGTACTGACATGCAGAACTCTTCTGATAATGGTGAAGTAAAAGCAGATATCTCTCCCAGTGAGGAGCTCAGCACCAAGTTTTTAAATGGAGAAGCAAGCCAAGTGTTTCAGAATGTTCATGAAAAAGGACAGTTGTCAGCTGTGAGATCAAATGGCATTGCCGATTCTCACCAACTAGTTGATTCACCCAGCACAGTCTCTGTGATTAACATTGGATCCCCTGTTTTGTCTGAGAGATCGACTCATAAACCAGCAAGCACCCCTACTGCGTCTCCCATGGCTCCATTCACTTCTTGGGCTGGTAGCACAGGATCTTATACTGATGGTAGACACCTAACAGCCTCTCCATCCATGTCTTCAACTACATCTGCGATGGATCTCGATTCATCTCCTGATCTGAAGACAAACATTCAGGGATCACCTGCAATGAATACATTTTCCCCGATCAGTCCCAAGCTTTTGCTTGACATAGATGATGTGGGTTATGGGGGTGGCCCTTGCTCTGCAGGAGCTACTGCTGTTCTTGATTTCATTGCTCAAATCCTTGCTGATATTATCTCAGAACAGCTCAAAGCAACACTCTTCATTGAGAGCGTTCTCGAGTCTGTGCCTTTGTTTGTGGATGTTGATTCTGCTTTGGTTTTTCAAGGCTTGTGTCTAAGCAGACTGATGAACTTCCTTGAAAGAAAACTCTtgctcgatgatgaagaagatgggaAGAAACTCGACAAGAGTCGCTGGTCTGTCAACTTGGAACCACTTTGCTGGCTGATTGTTGACCGTGTATACATTGGCTGCTTTCCAACCCCAGTCGGTGTACTGCGAACGCTAGAGTTCTTGTTGTCCATGTTGCAACTTGCCAATCAAGATGGCCGCATTGAAGATGCAGTACCTTCAGGTAAAGGTATTTTATCCATTGCTCGAGGAACCAGGCAACTTGACCCCTACATCCATGCCATATTGAAGAACACAAACCGTCTGATAATGTACTGTTTCCTGCCAACATTCCTTAATAATCTCGGGGAGGATGACCTGCTGGCAAATCTGGCTTTCCTAACGGAAACAGGGAGAAATTTAGCTTCAAAACCTCCCCAAGAAGAGTATTCTGTCGATATTTGTACCATTCTTCAGCTTTTGATTGCCAACAAGAGATTGATTCTATGCCCCAGCAATGTTGATAATGATCTAATGTGTTGTTTCTGCATCAATCTGATGGCACTTCTTCGTGACAAGAGATCAACTGCTCAAAACTTTGCGGTGGATTTACTTAAGTACCTGGTGGTGCATCGACGTCCATCTCTTGAAGACCTGCTTGTTTGTAAGCCTAACCAAGGGCAACAAACAGACATTCTGCATGGAGGGCTTGACAAATTGCTGACTGGCAGTACATCGTTGTTTTTTGAGTGGCTCGAGAATTCTCAGCAAACAATTAGTAAAGTGTTAGACCAGTGTGCTTTGATAATGTGGGTTCAGTACATTACTGGCTCAGCAAAATTTCCTGGGGTGAGAATAAAAGGCATGGAAGTCAGGCGCAAGAAAGAGATGGGACGGAAATCACGTGAAATTGTAAAACTAGATGGCAGACACTGGGAGCAGATAAATGAGCGGAGGTATAATCTTGATTTGGTTCGTGATGTGATGTCCACAGAGCTGAGAGCAATTCGTCAAGACAAATATGGATGGATATTGCATGGAGAAAGTGAGTGGCAGAGCCAAATTCAACAGCTTGTACACGAAAGAGGTATTTTCCCCATTCATCAAGTATCCACGGAACCTGCATGGCAGTTATGTGCTGTTGAAGGACCATATAGAATGCGGAAGAAACTTGAGAACTCCAAATTTAAGATAGATACTATTCAGAATGTTCTAACTAGTAGCCTTGGGTTTGATGATGTTACTAGAGCCAAGAAAGAGGATGGAGACATGATGACATCTGGGTCAGATACAATATCGGGCTTGAATCTTTTGACCTATGACACTGAACAGAGGGAACTTGACGGTGCTGATTTTGCATCTTTCAAAGAGGATGATGACATATTCAAAGGAGAAAGCACCACAACGTCACCTCCAATTGGCTGGACTGATGATAAAAGCAGCATTAACGAACAGAGTCTTCACTCTGCAAACGATTTCGGAGCAAAATCAAGTTCCTTTTCCTATCACATGTCAGAGAGTGTCCAAGGTAAATCTGATTTGAATTCACCAAGACAGCCACCTTCAGTTAAAGGTACTGATACGAGAACCTCAGAGGATAAATCAGATAAGGAGTTGCTTGACAATGGAGAGTATCTTATCAGACCTTATCTGGAACCTTCTGAAAAGATCAGGCATAAGTACAACTGTGAACGTGTTGCTGGTCTTGACAAGCATGATGGTATATTTCTTATCGGGGAGCTTTGCTTATACATTATTGAGAACTTCTACATCGACGATTCCAACTGCGTTTGTGAAAAGAGCGATCAAGACGAGCTTTCTGTCATTGATCAGGCTTTAGGTGTGAAAAAGGATATAATGGGAAGCATTGATTCCCAGCAAAAATCACCTGCACCATGGGGTGCAACTGCAAAGGACTCGCTTGGTGGTAGAGCATGGGCATACAATGGAGGTGCTTGGGGTAAGGAAAATCTTTGCAATAGCAGCAACCTGCCTCATCCATGGCATATGTGGAAGCTTGATAGTGTCCATGAGCTCCTGAAACGTGACTATCAGCTTCGACCCGTTGCAATCGAGATTTTCAGCATGGATGGGTGTAACGAACTTCTAGTTTTCCAcaaaaaagagagggaggaagtttTCAGAACCCTGATTGCCATGAACCTCCCACGGAATAGCAT GTTGGACACAACAATATCAGCTTCCTCAAAGCAGGATAGCGGTGAGGGGAGCCGCCTTTTCAAAGTTATGGCAAAATCTTTTTCCAAAAGATGGCAAAGTGGAGAAATTACCAACTTCCAGTATCTCATGCATCTAAATACACTTGCTGGTCGTGGTTATAGCGACCTTACACAGTACCCAGTATTTCCATGGGTTCTTGCAGATTACGAAAGCGATAACTTAGATCTGAGTAACCCACGGAGCTTCCGTAAGCTTGATAAACCAATGGGATGTCAAACagagggaggagaagaggaaTTCCGCAAGAG ATATGATAGCTGGGATGACCCTGATGTACCAAAGTTCCATTATGGTTCTCATTATTCAAGTGCTGGGATTGTTCTTTTCTATCTTCTAAGGCTGCCTCCATTCAGCATGGAAAACCAGAAACTGCAGGGTGGACAATTCGACCATGCAGACAGGTTGTTCAATAGTGTGAAAGATACATGGACAAGCGCTGCTGGTAAGAGCAACACATCAGATGTGAAAGAGCTCATTCCTGAGTTCTATTATCTGCCCGAGTTTTTAGAGAACCGGTTTAATCTGGACTTGGGGGAGAAACAATCAGGAGAGAAG GTCGGTGATGTTGTTTTGCCACCTTGGGCGAAAGGTAGCACCAGAGAATTTATTAGGAAACACCGGGAAGCTCTGGAATCAGACTATGTATCTGAGAATCTGCATCATTGGATTGATCTTATTTTTGGGTATAAGCAGAGAGGAAAG GCAGCTGAAGATGCCGTCAATGTCTTCTATCACTACACATATGAAGGCAATGTTGACATAGATGCAGTATCAGATCCTACCATGAAGGCTTCAATACTGGCACAGATCAATCACTTTGGCCAGACCCCCAAACAGTTATTCCAAAAAGCTCATCCACAGCGACGAACTGACCGGAAAGTTCCTCCTCATCCTCTACGGTACAGCAACTATCTTACACACCAAGAGATCCGCAAGACAGCATCTGCAGTGTCCCAGATCGTGACCTACAATGACAAGATCCTAATTGCTGCATCAAACAGCTTGCTCAAGCCAGTTACTTACAGTGAGTACATCTCATGGGGATTTCCTGACCGCAGCTTGAGAATATTGACATACGATCAGGATAGACTTCAATCAACACATGAGAACCTTCATGGTGGTAGTCAAATTCAGTGCACTGGAGTGAGCCATGATGGCAACATTCTCACCACAGGTGGCGATGACGGAGTAGTTGCAGTATGGAGATTTGTGAAGGATGGCATTCGTCGTCTCCTGAGGATGGAGAAAGCCCTGTGTGCTCACACTGCCAAAATAACATGCATCTATGTCAGCCAGCCTTATTCGTTAATAGTCTCAGGTTCTGACGATTGTTCTGTCATCTTGTGGGACCTGACAGGGCTGGTCTTTGTGAAGCAGCTGCCTAGGTTCCCAGCGTCAGTGTCTGCATTACATGTGAACAACCTCACTGGTGAGATTCTGACTGGTGCTGGTGTTCTTTTTGCTGTTTGGAGTGTTAACGGAGACTGTCTTGCTGTGGTGAACACCTCTCAGCTTCCTTCTGATCTCATCTTATCTGTGGCAAGCACCACACACTCAGACTGGCAGGATACAAACTGGTATGTGACAGGTCATCAAAGTGGTGCTGTGAAGGTATGGAAGATGGTGCACTGCACGTCTGATGAGGcagcaaacaacaaaaacaaatccCCGACAACCACCTATGGAGGGCCGGGTCTGAATGTCCAGACGCTGGAATACAGGCTAATTCTGCAGAAGGTTCTCAAATCACACAAGCACCCGGTGACTGCCCTTTGTATACCGCCCGACCTGAAGCAGCTTCTGAGCGGGGATGCCAATGGTCATTTGTTTTCTTGGTCACTGAAAGATGACAGCTTTAAGGGCTCATAG